In the genome of Sulfurimonas autotrophica DSM 16294, the window TTGAAAAGTATATATACTTGCCCTTGTAAGCAAAAAAAAGATCTCTTGTAGGGCTTAGGTATTGTGCATTCTTTTTTATATTTCTAGAAAATTCTTCTGATCGGGCGAAATTTGACCAGGCATGTAGTGCAATAAAAAGTATAATCACAGCAGTTGATACAAATACAAATGGACGCAGTACATCTACTCTTGAATAACCTAAAGAGAAAAATGAAACAAGTGCATTTGATCGAATGAGATATATTTTTGTAGATATCATGGCAAATACAAGTGCTACAGGAAGTAAAATATCAATTGCTGAAAATGACTTATACACCAAATAAATTAAAATAAGGTTTGCCGATGACTTTGACAATTCCTCTGCACTTCCCATATAATCAAAACCGACAACAAACAAAACCAAGGCTGTTAATATAATCAAAAAATATTTTATATAATGCAAAGATATATATTTAAAAGCTAGCATACCATAGCCTTTTGAGAATACTTTGAGCTCGTATCTTCGAGTGAATTTGTCAATAAAAATTCCACTGCATCACAACTTTTGTTTATCCATTCTTGGAGACATTTTTGTTCAGTTTGATTAAATGGGCTAAGCACATAAGAGGCGATTTCGCCTTTATGTTCAGGTTTACCAATGCCCATTCTTACTCTGATATATTCACGAGATATTTTAGAGTCTATTGACTTTAAACCGTTATGTCCACCATGTCCACCACCTTTTTTAAAACGCAATGCGCCAAAAGACAGGTCTAAATCATCATGTATTACAACAACATCTTCAAGTTTATAGAATTGTTTTACTTTTATAACAGATTCTCCCGAGAGGTTCATATAAGTCAATGGTTTTAATAAAAAATGATTTTGGAATTTATAAAGTTCACCTTGGAATGATGAAGAAGAAAGTTTTACGGCATTATGACGACGAATAAGTTCATCTACAACCATAAAGCCGATATTATGGCGTGTATTCTCATAGTCGGATCCAGGGTTTCCCAGCCCAACTATAAGCATATTTGTTACTACTTAGCTTTAATAATACTTAATACAGCAACACGGTCAGCATCTGTAAATTTAACATTTTCAGACGCATCAATATCGCGAATAAGTTTAGCATCACCAACGTCCATATCTGTTACATCGATAACAATTGTTTTTGGTAAATCTTCTATCTTAGCTTTTACTCTTAAACGTCTCTTAGAAACATTTACAAGACCTTTATTTTTTACACCGATAGCTTCACCTACAGGTTCAACAGGAACCATATAGTGAGTTACAACACCCGGTTGTGCTACCATTAAATCTACGTGTAAAAGTTTCCCTGTAACTGGGTGAGACTCATATGATTGAACAACAACATTCATTTCATTTCCGTTAATTGAAACTGGAAATGCTAATGTGTCCTTATTACGAACAGTACGGATATACTCATTTTCTTTAAATGCAGCATTGATATTCTCAAGCCCTTTTCCGTAAATATTCGCAATTAGATAACCATCACGGCGAAGTGCTTTTGTGCCCTTTTTGCCAATACTCTCTCTAACTATACCTTCTAACATATGAAGTCCTTTATTTTTTAAAATGGCTGAAATTATACCTGTTTATGCATTAAACTTTACTTTAAATCGAAAACATCATCATCATCAGTAGAAATATTAATATTTTTTTCTATACTCTCTTCCAGCATCTCTGATACTTTTCCACTCATAAGTCCATTCATTTTCAGTTCCAAATCTGAGGCACTCGTTGCATTTTCAAGTGCCTGTTCCTTAGAAATGATGCCCTCATCATATAAATCTAAAATAGCCTGGTCAAAACTTTGTGATTTATAATGTTCTTTTCCGGCTTCAATAGCATCACGAATTTCATAATCCCTATTTTCCATAATCAACTTTTCAATTGTCGGAGTACGCACTAAAACTTCAAGAGCAACACGACGCTTGCCATCAATAGTTGGAATCAGTCTTTGAGATATTACCCCCTGTAAGACACCTGCAAGTGAGAGACGTACACGGTTTTGCTCATCTGTGGGAAACTGTGCAATAATACGGTTAATAGTCTCTTTCGCATCTAGCGTATGGAGCGTTGAAAAGACAAGGTGACCGGTATCTGCAGCATGAAGTGCCAAGTTGATTGTTTCTTGATCCCTCATTTCTCCAACCAAAATAATATCAGGATCCTCCCGAAGTGCGGCACGAAGGGCACTACCAAAGGAGAGTGTATCTTGTCCGACAGATCGTTGATTAACTATGCAGTTTCTGTCTTTATGCACAAATTCAATCGGATCTTCAATTGTAATAATATGTTTCTTTTTATTGTAATTGATTTCATTTATAAGCGCCGCAAGCGTTGTAGATTTACCACTACCTGTAACACCGGTAACAAGTACCAATCCTCTCTCTCTTTGCGTGAAACTTTTTACGATATCAGGCAAATGAAGTTCTTCAAAAGAGGGAATTTTAACAGGAATAACACGAAATACCGCTGATACTCCATCCATTTGAAAGAAAATATTTACACGAAAACGGCTATTCTCATCATATGGGTAAACAAGGTCAAGTTCTTTTTTTTCGACAAATTCACCAAAACGCCCTTTTAATAATTCTTTGGCAAATGTTAATGCATCTTCTTTAGAAAAAATACCTCCAGAAAACTGTACAATATTTCCGTTGATTCTTGCTCTCATTACAGAGTTGGCCTTTACATGTAAGTCACTGCCACCGACTTCAATCATCTTTTTAAGATGCACCCGTACTTTTTTTAATTGTTCAAACGTTAATCTGCTGACATCCACCTGTGTAGTCATAATGCCTCCAATATCTCTTTAAATGCTTCTTTAAAGGCTTCTACTCCCTCATCTATCTGCTTTTGCAGTACTTCATCTATTTTAATACCAGTCTCTTCTATCTGTACAAAATGATCCTTTATAATATTTTTGTCAATCGGCAAGGCTTTTTTATCTGTACCATGTGCATGAAAAGCTTTAATAGTATCAACAGGGGCAGTATTTACACTGTTATAAGCCAAAAGCTTTTCAACATAGTAATAAGGCGGCAGCGAATTATCTTTTACACCGGTACTTGCAAAAAGTGCTCTACAGCCTTGTACATTCATACTTTGAATTTCTTCATATATAACAGAGGTATTGTATATTCCTGTTAGTGCTGTTTGAATTCCGTTTGCCTCAAGCATTGCATCAAGTGCACGGTCAATTCTGCTGACAAAAATACTTATCACAGTATCAACGCTTTTTCCATAAACTTCTATACCTTTTCTAAAAGCCTCTGCACAGTATATTGCTTGAGATTTTTTAAAAATCAGCGTTGCATTCACCGGAATTCCCACAGCCGTCAGTTCTTTCATGGCACCATAGCCTGCTTCTGTAGCAGGAACTTTTATCATAACATTTTGTCTGTTTATTGCTTTAAAAAGTCTTTTACCTTCTGCTACAGTTGCCTGCGTATCATCACATAAAAAAGGATCAACTTCAATACTCACATATCCGTCATCCCCTCTTTCATACAGTGGTTTTAAAATATCTGCAGCTTTTTGTATATCGTAAATTGCTACAGCCTCATATTTTTCTTTTGGAGAAAGCCCATCAAGTGATTTAAGTTGTGTTTTATACGCAGGAGAGTTTAAGATTGCATTTTTAAAGATAGCTGGATTTGAAGTGGCCCCATTGATTATTCCATTCTCTATCAATTCTTTAAATTCTTTATCTAAATAATCTCTTTCGATAAAATCAGCCCACAACGAAAACTTCAAATCTTCTATATACATTCCAATTCCTGCTCTTTTTTAATTTATTTTGAATCTATTATAACCCAATCAATCTGAAATTATGGTATTGTTAATATCTTCAAAAGTTTTATCAAACTCAGTATCTTGAATCTCTTCACCCAACAGACGCTTCACCTGTAGATTTGAAATATTTAATGTTACGGTTGAGAGCGGCTGTCTCCATTGGTGTGCTATCATACTAATCATTTCGCCCATAACAGCCTGCTTAGACTGAGTTGTCAGGATTTTATCTTTATGTGAAAGTTGTTCAACTTGTTCTTTTAGCATATTTTTTTGCTCAACTATCAAACTTTTTGCCTCATCCATTCTTTTTTGATAAAAATAGATATATGTAACCTAAAAAAGCGAATAATGCGCATGTATAAAGGACTGCAAAGGGGCTACCATCAGGAAAAATACTAAAATAGCAACCCAGAGAACGGCATTTTTGTCCTTTCTAAAATAAAGATTAAGACCATATTTGCCAGTAATAAAAAAACCTCAATCGGTATCAATGTCGGCGTATCTCTTAAAATATTTGCGGTAATACCAAAGAGTAATCCGGTACTTGAGAGTACAAAAGCGATATTCATCATTTGAAACTTATTTTTCAAATCACTTTCATCTTCACTAAAAGTCCAGCCGCTTGTAAAAAATTTTCTAAATTTTTATTTTTCATGGTAAATATATTTTATCCTGTAATTCTTCATATTCACGTTTTACATCACTGTCCAAAGTAATACCTCCACCACTTTTGTAAACATATCCATCGGCAGATTTTTCTATAAAACGTATCATTACACCGCTGTCTAGACTATTCCCATCAAAAATACCGAAAACTCCGCTGAAAAATCCTCGCTTATATCCTTCAACATTCTCAATGATATTAACAGTACTTTTTTTTGGAGCACCGCTGATACTGCCTGCTGGAAGCAAAGTACGCAAAAGTGTACCCAATTCATCCTGCCAATTACCATGTAGAATACCGCTAATATGTGAGCTGACCTGCAAAAGTTTTTTTTCTCCAGCTTCTATACTCTGCAGATAACGAAATTTTTCTACTTTCACATGTGATGCGACCATAGATAAATCATTTCTTAGCAAATCCACTATCATTATATGCTCTGCCATCTCTTTTTCATCTGCTAAAATTTTTTCTTGTGCATTCGGGCATGAGGCATCAATAGTCCCTTTCATAGGAAAAGTATGTATAGTATTGTTAGAAATCTGTATAAATTTTTCAGGAGAAAAGCAGACAAATTCATCTTTGTAGCGAAGTTTATAATGGGCGTTTGCCATTTTAAACATCTCTTTTAAAGAGAGTTCTGTCTGCACAGGTGTTTTTTGTGTAAGATTTAGAATATAAGTCTCGCCTGCTTTGATTTTTTCAATAACGGCATCGAATTTTTTTTTATACTCTGTAAAATTTATAGGCACTGTCTGTAGTGTATGGGGATGTTGTATGTAAGTATACTTCTCATTAATACAAAATTCTATGTCTGCCTCTTGTAAATCTTCAAGCAAAACAACTTCAACCCTTTGTCCTTTAAAATCACTGATAAACAAAAAAGGCTTTTTCTGTTTTGCTAAAATATTTATTTGCTCAAAACTCATATTTAGGCAATCAGTTTTTTAAGTATCGCCATTCTTATATTTACTCCATTACTGACTTGTTCCAATACTTTACAACGCTCATCTTCTAGCATGGCATCGCTTATATCTATGTTTCTGTGAACTGGTCCTGGATGGAGCAGTATAATATCTCGATCACCCACAAGTTCTTCTGTTATACAAAAATCACTTGCATAATCTTTGAGTGAAGCATAACTTTGTGATGAGTGTCGTTCTGTTTGCGTACGCAGACTCATAATCGCATCTACATCATCAATAATTTCTTTTAAATAGTGTGTAGTTTTCAGAAGGGTTTTTGGTAAGAAATGCGGCGGTGCCACTAAAATAACTTCCATGCCAAAACGTGTTAAAAGCTCTATATTTGAATTTGCAACACGGGAATTTTTAATATCTCCCACAATGGCAATTTTCTTACCTTCAAGTGATCCGAAATGCTCTGTAAGTGTATATAAATCTAAAAGTGCCTGAGAAGGATGCGCATGTGCACCGTCACCAGCATTGACTATGCTTGCCTTTGTATGTTTGGAAAGAATTTGAGGTACTCCGGCATTTTCATGACGTACAACTATGGCATGCGGTCCCATAGCATCAAGGTTCATTGCCGTATCAACGAGTGTCTCTCCTTTTTTTGTAGAACTTTTTGCAACATCAAGATGCACTATTTCGGCACCGAGTCTTTTTGCGGCAATTTCAAAAGAGCTCTTTGTACGTGTAGAGTTTTCAAAAAAAAGCGTGATAATAATTTTATCTTGTAAAATTCTTTCAAAACGGCCGTCGCTGAATTTTTTGGCATCTGCCAATAACTCTTTTATCTCTTCTTTGGTAAAATCATCAGTTCTTATTAAATGCTGCATATTTATCCTAAGGTATTTAATTTACAAATTATACAAGAGTTGACTCAGAGTGTCAATATCATCTGTAATTTTTAAGACCTCAAAACCACTTTGTAAAAAATATGGCTCACTTACATATATAAAACTACTATCCTCTTTTTTACAGTTAAAGCCTACGATATGGGGAATATTTTTATCTTCCAA includes:
- a CDS encoding transaldolase, yielding MYIEDLKFSLWADFIERDYLDKEFKELIENGIINGATSNPAIFKNAILNSPAYKTQLKSLDGLSPKEKYEAVAIYDIQKAADILKPLYERGDDGYVSIEVDPFLCDDTQATVAEGKRLFKAINRQNVMIKVPATEAGYGAMKELTAVGIPVNATLIFKKSQAIYCAEAFRKGIEVYGKSVDTVISIFVSRIDRALDAMLEANGIQTALTGIYNTSVIYEEIQSMNVQGCRALFASTGVKDNSLPPYYYVEKLLAYNSVNTAPVDTIKAFHAHGTDKKALPIDKNIIKDHFVQIEETGIKIDEVLQKQIDEGVEAFKEAFKEILEAL
- a CDS encoding aminodeoxychorismate synthase component I translates to MSFEQINILAKQKKPFLFISDFKGQRVEVVLLEDLQEADIEFCINEKYTYIQHPHTLQTVPINFTEYKKKFDAVIEKIKAGETYILNLTQKTPVQTELSLKEMFKMANAHYKLRYKDEFVCFSPEKFIQISNNTIHTFPMKGTIDASCPNAQEKILADEKEMAEHIMIVDLLRNDLSMVASHVKVEKFRYLQSIEAGEKKLLQVSSHISGILHGNWQDELGTLLRTLLPAGSISGAPKKSTVNIIENVEGYKRGFFSGVFGIFDGNSLDSGVMIRFIEKSADGYVYKSGGGITLDSDVKREYEELQDKIYLP
- the pth gene encoding aminoacyl-tRNA hydrolase; the protein is MLIVGLGNPGSDYENTRHNIGFMVVDELIRRHNAVKLSSSSFQGELYKFQNHFLLKPLTYMNLSGESVIKVKQFYKLEDVVVIHDDLDLSFGALRFKKGGGHGGHNGLKSIDSKISREYIRVRMGIGKPEHKGEIASYVLSPFNQTEQKCLQEWINKSCDAVEFLLTNSLEDTSSKYSQKAMVC
- a CDS encoding aspartate carbamoyltransferase catalytic subunit, producing the protein MQHLIRTDDFTKEEIKELLADAKKFSDGRFERILQDKIIITLFFENSTRTKSSFEIAAKRLGAEIVHLDVAKSSTKKGETLVDTAMNLDAMGPHAIVVRHENAGVPQILSKHTKASIVNAGDGAHAHPSQALLDLYTLTEHFGSLEGKKIAIVGDIKNSRVANSNIELLTRFGMEVILVAPPHFLPKTLLKTTHYLKEIIDDVDAIMSLRTQTERHSSQSYASLKDYASDFCITEELVGDRDIILLHPGPVHRNIDISDAMLEDERCKVLEQVSNGVNIRMAILKKLIA
- a CDS encoding 50S ribosomal protein L25/general stress protein Ctc — protein: MLEGIVRESIGKKGTKALRRDGYLIANIYGKGLENINAAFKENEYIRTVRNKDTLAFPVSINGNEMNVVVQSYESHPVTGKLLHVDLMVAQPGVVTHYMVPVEPVGEAIGVKNKGLVNVSKRRLRVKAKIEDLPKTIVIDVTDMDVGDAKLIRDIDASENVKFTDADRVAVLSIIKAK
- a CDS encoding type IV pilus twitching motility protein PilT, with the protein product MTTQVDVSRLTFEQLKKVRVHLKKMIEVGGSDLHVKANSVMRARINGNIVQFSGGIFSKEDALTFAKELLKGRFGEFVEKKELDLVYPYDENSRFRVNIFFQMDGVSAVFRVIPVKIPSFEELHLPDIVKSFTQRERGLVLVTGVTGSGKSTTLAALINEINYNKKKHIITIEDPIEFVHKDRNCIVNQRSVGQDTLSFGSALRAALREDPDIILVGEMRDQETINLALHAADTGHLVFSTLHTLDAKETINRIIAQFPTDEQNRVRLSLAGVLQGVISQRLIPTIDGKRRVALEVLVRTPTIEKLIMENRDYEIRDAIEAGKEHYKSQSFDQAILDLYDEGIISKEQALENATSASDLELKMNGLMSGKVSEMLEESIEKNINISTDDDDVFDLK